TATGGGAAAGTGGAACACCACGAGTTTTGCAGGGGAGGGGTGGGTGGGCTGTAGGGTAGTTGCATTAATCCATTGTACAATGTACTTCAACTTGATTGACAGATCCCCCAAGCTTCTCCCTTGGCCCCCCGCTGCTGGATCCTGAAAAGCAGTTGAGGACAAGCGAAGAAGTGGGTATTTTAGTGAGGCTTGCACGCTGGGAAAAGGTAAAGGGTCATCCTCCATAAATTAAACTGTTAGCACTGGGATTTGAGCTTAGCATGGACACATGGAACTGTGTTAGATCACTAGCGGCTGGACCAAAGCAACAACATCCCTGTACTTGTGAAATATGTCTAATTCAGACTGAAGAAAATTCCCAGTTAAAAGCCACTAAACTATACTGAAAactataaaacgcaacatgcaacagtttcaacgattttgctgagttacagttcataaggaaatcagtcaattgaaatgaattcattaggccctaatctatggatttcacgactgggcaggggcgcagccatgggtgggcccaCCACCCATTTGGAAGCCAGGccgacccactggggagccagacccagctaatcagaatgagtttttccctacaaaaggtttattacagacagaaatatacCTGAGcacgtggcattgtgttgtgacaaaattgCAAATTTTAGAGGGGCCTGTTATTTTCCCCAgctcaaggtgcacctgtgtaattattttatttggatctcttttagtTCTCAAAcacttaaacattaaaatacaatttataatacaaTCACAATACACTGACATATGTATCAGATAAATACTCTAACAGTCTGAAAAGATAATTGGTTCCTTCATCCTCCATAGTCCTGCACAATAGTATGGTTTGAATgtatatattgaaaggtttctggtttgctcagATAAATTATTCAATTTCTTTATTGCTCTGAATCAAAATGTTGTTTTGCCTAGTGGGCTAACTATTGATCATGCTGTCAGCTTCTTGATAGTCCatccacctgtcaggtggatggactatCTTGACAAAGGATAGAATGCTCACTAACCGTgaagtaaacaaatttgtgcacacattgagagaaataagctttttataaatatggaacatttcagagATTTTATTTCAGCTGGGACCAGCACTTCacgtgttgcatttatatttttgttcagtgtagtttcaaAGTTAATGTCACATCTACAAatagtgaaatgcctttctcgctagctctaaccccaataATGCAGTAATCTATgacaatgtaatactaaaaataagttagaacaaaaacaagaaactaAGTTGGACTATAACTAATCCAGCAATAATGTTTGTATGTACAGTGAATTTGTTTTAGAGTTTCATATTTTTGAGTTCCCCTTCTCTACTTCTACAGAGTCTTGTAGTAAGTAAGCACTAACATAACACTTTACACTGGGGAAACCAAGGGGACCTGGAAAAATAAAATATGCCTTTGGTTTTAAATAGTCAAACGCCACCTAGTGGGCTAACTAAGTACTTGGAATAAGTGCACTTGAAATCAATGAGTCCAACACAAGTCTAGACACGCTATTACTCCACTGTGTGTATGTCAAGAACGGCACTGACTACAATCTGGATATCAGGTTGACTGAATATGTATGTGACCTAGAACTCGGGGATTGTCTCGACAATAATTCCAATGTACATGTTCTTATGACAGATGCATTTCAACTATTGTTTCGATCTCATTTgacctatccccccccccccccccccccactctagcAGCAAGGTCAAGTGAACATAAACCACATATACAGACTTTCTTGCGATAGACTTGTAAAACTAGACTCATTTACAACATCCAAAAGAGCAGTCGTTATCATTTAAAAGAGACGTTTTCCATGTGGTTTTGTCAAACAAGGGACCATTATGCCAAACCCTCAAGCCGAGACTGGATAGAAAGTCTGTCAGTAGATTTTAGCCAGAGGACCTTTACAAGGGACTCAACTGATGGGTAAACTATAATTTCACCAACAAAATTCCAATAAGTCTCCCTCCATTTCCATTAACTAATACTCCATGACAAAATCCAAAGAATTTGTTCCCAAACAACCCTAAAATGATGTACTGTGGACcatgtgtgcatcccaaatgctaCCCTtctcccctatgtagtgcactacttagtatTAGATTAGAATGGGCATCTTGGGGTgagatgtaaaaaataaaaataaaaattagcACTAATTGTTAATTTACTGTATTTTGCCCTTGAGATGTCAATGCTTGAAGTGGGTTAATACATCCTATATTTATAAGCCGCTAAACCAATGTCAGATGCGGCTAACCAGATAAAGTAGACTAAAAAGTTGTTGGGGAATATGGTTGGTTCAACGTAAGTAAATTCTTCCCAAAGAGAAAGTCTAACATCACACAACAATATCACCACTTATGGTGTCACCTGTACAAAAGGTTAACCACGCTGCAATCCTGTTAGTCTTCGCTGAATTGTTAAGTTTCAACCCAATGGCAAGTCTGCATTAAAGAGAACAAGAAAAATCTAAGTATGAATATTTATTATAAATTATCACATTTACAAGCACAACCATGTTCTGAATAAATACTTGAGCAGGGCTATGGGGTCAGGTCACATCTTTCATGAATTCAAACCGGACTGACTTCAAGGAAAGATTACCTGCAGACATCCTCAACTAGTTAAGTTCTTTCCTCATGGCTCCCAAACTACTACCACTTTGAACATCCCCTATGACACTACCCACATCCCCCTTGCCACTCTGAGCAGTGTTACTTGGGAATGGTGGGAGTGGGAAGGCCTTGGGGTGACCCGAACCCTCTGGGTGTTGGTTGATCCTTGTCCAGTGCACCGCCATCGTGGCCTGACGCTGCGGTATTGGATGTTGACTGCACACTGGGTCTGGAGCTTCCCCATGGTTGGATTCCACTGAAAGAGGCACTTCCTAGGATATCAGCAAATGGGATAGCCTTGAACCTCATGGTTTGGGGCTTGGCTGGTTGGGAGGCGGTGTCGTTCGAAGGTGAAATACTATTTTGGCTCTTCACCTTGACACGTTTGCCCTTTACAATGCTGCTGGTGGGTTTGCGATGCTCTGCAAGTTCAGTGGGGCTTAGGTCTGGTTGAACTTGGACTCTGGGAGGGCTTGGGTGGACACTGGGGGCAGAGGTGGGCACAACTGGGGGTGGATGCTCTTTGATGGGAGGCACCGTTTGTGCACCGAGATCAGCGACCTTGTCCTGGGTTGATCCTGCTTTGCTTCTAGGTTTTTGGAAGCCCATGAAAGCATAGCTATTCTGGCTTTTTGGGAGTTTACCAGATATGAACCTAAAGGGATTTCTTGTCATTTCATTTCTATCCGAGTCATGTGGGTGAGACTTGGGGTCTTCATAACCAGAATGATTCACAGTTTTGTGAAATGAGTCACTGCTTTGAGAAGCTTCTATACTGTGGAAATTTTGGCtctgactggctgttgtcaaagtAATGGAGGTGGGCTGGATTTCAGCAGGGGCAGATGCATTGCTGCCTGAGGGCCTAGTTTCACCCGGGAGCTTTATGCCCAGAACACCTTCATACTGTCTGAACCTGGAACCTTTGGGGCTTCTGTAAATTACAGACCGAAACTTGTTGAACATAGCTTCAGGCTTGAAAGGGGCCGAGCTTGTTGGACCAGGTTTAGCCTCTCCTGCAGTCAAACTGTCATGGAAAACATTGTTGCCGGGCAGACTAAAGGTTGGCTGAACATGTTTTAGACTCTCACTCTGGTGAGATTGTAGTAGGGTTGGTTGGGATCCCTTGAAAACATGGCCGATTTTAGCCTTGTTATCCTCGCTAGGTGTATATCTAACAAACCAAGGCCTACCGGCTCTCGTGGTAGAGCCGGGCATGTCAGTGGTAGTAGTCTGCGCTTCTGAAGACTGGACATTGGAGGCATGCAGGCTGTTAGAGACTAGGTCGTCTTCTATGGATATAAGTTCGACTTCTCGTGGACCTGATTTGAATGTCCTTGGGGCTAGAGTATCGCTTGGGGCAGAGGAAGTTGTAGTGGAAGCTACTCGAATTCTAGGTGCAAAGCTATACTTTCTGTATACAGCTGGATACCCACTGACAGAACTCATTCTCATGCCCCTAGGTATA
Above is a genomic segment from Salvelinus fontinalis isolate EN_2023a chromosome 36, ASM2944872v1, whole genome shotgun sequence containing:
- the LOC129835268 gene encoding uncharacterized protein LOC129835268; amino-acid sequence: MSRTLRLKSRLLFLCLVLATVDVSSCLSRGRRAVHEQRSSLGTQGPIKWRTFYNPYTFSHSLSPSQPVPSSVLRLRPGDQTGIEDSPDGEESQPPNSQSNRFSNISVPSKTVHFRTYPSSGLGSPIVPRTWGASGTFHSVSNPMIQRSHVTTSSSQPARDIFGSPAVEHTPIPAQQAENPVSTNEKSKYRTFLSSYRFRESQPTSSTSDTTRKGPSEGVKTISRLGAASANQSEGNSSVHGSGRATHVQRGYDYIGSQLYPTAFKSANGQQVHPPTLSQSGSSKVDATSEAQHASSINKPFHHSANFAQSGDGPSSYFPGEMAKSAFSRIQPLIRFGSFWNTIAPTATQPTQSPSEPAARETAPDQSLKTKSSYVPWKKSGLRSSSSGQYGLATGVYKPGRSMNVNTLGGFQYQDPEETLAPIVSDDDIPSVAIRPSINTNTAKSQVTGWRNSHGIPRGMRMSSVSGYPAVYRKYSFAPRIRVASTTTSSAPSDTLAPRTFKSGPREVELISIEDDLVSNSLHASNVQSSEAQTTTTDMPGSTTRAGRPWFVRYTPSEDNKAKIGHVFKGSQPTLLQSHQSESLKHVQPTFSLPGNNVFHDSLTAGEAKPGPTSSAPFKPEAMFNKFRSVIYRSPKGSRFRQYEGVLGIKLPGETRPSGSNASAPAEIQPTSITLTTASQSQNFHSIEASQSSDSFHKTVNHSGYEDPKSHPHDSDRNEMTRNPFRFISGKLPKSQNSYAFMGFQKPRSKAGSTQDKVADLGAQTVPPIKEHPPPVVPTSAPSVHPSPPRVQVQPDLSPTELAEHRKPTSSIVKGKRVKVKSQNSISPSNDTASQPAKPQTMRFKAIPFADILGSASFSGIQPWGSSRPSVQSTSNTAASGHDGGALDKDQPTPRGFGSPQGLPTPTIPK